In Antennarius striatus isolate MH-2024 chromosome 20, ASM4005453v1, whole genome shotgun sequence, the genomic window aacgcaaagacaaaaagacaacaaacctttaaaagaaagaaaatacaagcaaGACAAGTACAACATCACCAAAAACTTTAAGACAAACATAATAGTAACGTTGAATTATACCTATTAAACTATTcagtggaaaactacacaagaAAGTTATTTCGGAAGACGTGTCAATAATGTTattctacgttcttgaaggatctgtgatcgtgatgccctcttgtggacataatgggttactacaaaaatattaaaataaagttagacGATGTTAGAtagtcaatagcttccggttgtgactatcaaaatacattttaatcgACAGAACTAATCCGTGTTTGCCCTCGCACATGTCAAAACACATCATCTTGATATTTCATGATGATTTCATGATGGCAGCATGTTGGAGGTAGCAGGTAGTTAATTTCGCTGTCATTTTGAGACAAAGGAATTACTGACGCATATGAAaagtcttagatgaaaccggtccatggcgcaaaaaaggttggggacctgCTGCTTTAAGATTTACATAAAACTTGAAGCTGAAACTTGCCAAACTTGtatttaaaacttaaaagtCCCACACTGTAGCAGAGCCCTGAATGCAACCTGTCTGCAAAGATGAGATGCTTGGCCCTGAAGCAGTCAAGTGATGGCTGGGAAACATAACGCCCGAACAAGTTAAAcgaaaatcacacaaacactcttTGCAGAATCACAGCATGGTAGCATTGTTAATTAAACACAGGGTCTAATGATAGTTCTCATGTTGTTTATACTGACTGAAATACAGTAACATTTACAATGGCtgatatctatttttttaaaactcatgaTGTTTTAACCTTAGTTTCAGATGGTTTCACTACATTGTTAatgcagtgtttcttttttttgtgtgtgtgtttttattcttctgtcTTGGGTTCTCTTCAGGGGCTTTTACTTGCATAAAGTACTGGAAGTCCTAGGGTAAAGGGTTACAAGACTGTCACGAGTGAATTTGTACAATCAATTTACTTGTCATGTAAGGAGTTTATTCCTGGTGTTGTATCTTTTGTGCTTGACGTTTAAATCACTGGCAGAAGATCTCATGTAGAAAACTGGAACTGACATTAAATCACGTTGAACACGTGAATGTTGAAGTTTAAAATGCAGGTGTCAGTTAAGACAAGGATGTCTCTGGAGTAACGTCTTCCGACCTGCCGATCCTCTGCAGAGAGAACAATAAAACCTTAACAGGGGCTTTAAATGATTTTGTTTACATGCCCACATTTTAAATATGCCGCTGGAAACCCACCCGTCTCAGCATTCTGTGGCGGGCGCTGTGGAAGGTGGCGGCGCCGGGGCTGTCAGGACGATAGTCGGTTCCTTCCTGAGGTGGGCAGGGAAACGTAACGCCCAAACACGTCAAACAAAAATCACACCAGTCCTGTAGCAACGGGACCTGAAGCATGATTCAAACCTCCCGTGTGAGAGATAAACCAGTGAATACAAAACGTGGTCTTACCTTCCTGTCTTCAGGCACCAGGAAAGACTTCTTATACCAGCTCTCAAATTCTGGAACACAAGCAACTGATCATTTGTCCTCTGTCTAAAGTCAAACTTGATTTGGATCGGAGCTTCAACTAACAGGCTGTGTGTTCTGGGTCTGAGctgaaccacagaagaagaaatacgGTGCTTGTGGAAACTGACCAGTGATCAATTGTTCCCGTTGCTGATCCAGGATCTGCTGGCAGTAGTTAACCTCTGCCTTGATGTCCTTTAGCACCTGACATTTCTTCCGGTAGAGGGCCTTCAGCTCCCTGAGCTGCAGCGTTGGTCTGGAATCTGGTTCCATCACCAAACTCTGACCTTCAGACAAAGAGAAACGCGTCAGTTCAATCTCTCAGCAGCtctttttgggggttttttctgaACTAGCACCTCGTTTTCTCCTCAGTTCTTCGTCCTCCTGCATGGCGTCTGTGGCGGAATCAGTCTTTCTCTTGATGGCGTCGATCTCCTCTCTGAGCTGTTGCAGGAGGCTGCGACGTTCCAGTAGTGCAGCTTTGTTCTCTTTAAAGGCCGTGTTAAACTTGCTGCCTTGTCCTGCCTTAAACCGCTCAAAGGCTTCTTCTTTGGGTGGAGAGCTGGACAGAGGCAGCAGACTGGTCAAGATAAACGCTGCACATTACTACCAAATATCTGAAGTGACTGGATGAAACCATTATCATACTTGCTCCCAGGGTAAGGGGGTTCATTGTCAGGTCGCGGTGCTTCTTGTGCTTCCAGGTTCTCCGTGTCTGGTTCTTGTAACTCCTGTTCCCTCTCAGGCGTCGGGGCAGAACTCGACTTTGATTTGGTCTTCTTCCCAACTGGACTCGCCTCCCCCTGTTTCTTAAGTAGGCTGGAAAGTCACAGCAGAGGTCTGACCTCTGGGAGCAGAGACCCAGACCCTACAGGACGTGGTTCTGCTCCTGCTGTCACTCACCCAGACTTCTTGCTTTTGGATTTGGTTGAACTTGGTTGATCGGCGTTTGACTGCCGCTGACCAGGAACCTCGGCGCCGCCGTCCTCCACAGCATCAGCGCTGCATGTGGTCCCCCACTCCTGAAAGCAACACCTGATCAAAGCTCAGTCGCAATGATTCAGTCACCAAACAGACTCCCAGACAGACAGAGTCACAGCTGCTCATCCTACGAGGCGCCTAGAACGCCGGATCGCCTGACGACTGACCTTCATCGCATCTTTGGTAGCGCTCCGGTCTTTCTGGCTCTGCTCCAGTTCCCtgctaaaacacattaaaaaaataaccaaacaaAACATGCTGAGTCAAATAAAAAGGTCCGTCAACACAATATTTTGAATGTTCAGGCATCAGAATGTGGATGAGACTCACTGCACAGCACGCTTGAACTGCTCGAACGCTGCATCGACCTGCTTGATACTTGTGACCTGTAATCAGGAGCCGTGCGGTGAGAAATTTAAAGGCTTCGAAAGACTAGAGTCAGAAACAAAGCTGAGTTCTTAGTGACGTTCTCACTTGGATTTGATCCAGGTTTCCCTCCAGGTACTGCTGAACCTGGTTGTGGATCTCGGCCAGCTGCGCCTCAGACAGCGGCTCCGATGTGACTTTTGTTTGGGTCGCCTGGTGGACGATAGAGGAACGACAGACATTTAGATTCTGATATGAACAATTTCACCGACTTCTCAGAGCAACACTTTGCACATATAAAGTGACTTTATTCAGGAGGTAAACTTTAATAAAATCCCTTCATCTTCCTCGTCACTTCACTCACCAACTTGTTGGAGACGGACAGCTCGTCTTTCAGCATCTGTATCTCCTTCTGTAGAATCTTGATATGAATCTAATCACAACAGCATGAGTCACCAGATTTAGTTTTGTGTCATGTTGTGCGACGAGTGGAATCGAATCTGAACTCACTGCTGGATCTCTGTGTATATTCAGAACGGGATTGGTCGGGATACGATTCATCCTGCTGGCAAAGCGCAGAGTGCAGAGCTGCAAACAACAGCGATTATCACCCACAACCCAAAGACACACAGAACTAGAACGAGACTGCTCTCTGTTGACGTCACACGATTCACTCCTTACCGTTTCTTCTACCTGTGCAGCTTCGCCGTGGATGTTGGCCACAAACACCGTGTTGCAGCCCCCTCCTAGCAAAACAGACATCCACTAAGTAGGCTGACAAATATTGGTTAACGGTGTTGCTAAAAAACCAAAGGCCTGGCCGGCTCACCCAGTGAGTCCTTGAGAACATATGTGAGTTTACTCTGTCTGAAAGGAACGTGGTCTCTCTGGTGCTCTGCCAGGGCCCGGATGGCCTGCTCCAGGAACGACATGGACCTGTTGATGTAGCCGGCTTCCTTTAACATCAGACCTTCTGTCTGGAAGAAGACGAAGGTGTCGCGTGGGAAACGGTTCGACGACAAAAGTCATCCACTAGCAGTTGGGAGATGGGCGGACTTTTTCAAACTCACCCCGGTCTTCCTCGCCCTCTCTGATCCGGCCATGTCCACCAGATGCAGCCTGGAGGTGACGTACTTGCCATCAGAGAAAGTCCGTGAGTGCGActgtgaaaaaggaagagtcAAATATTCTGTTTATTCATACAAAGAACAATATAGTTATAGATAAAGGCCTCTGGACTGACCGCTATCTGCACAGTGAAGATACAGTGAGATCTAGAGGCGTTCCTGTTCAAGGCATGAGAGCCCACATTGCGGTTCATCTCACCCTGAAGATGGAAAGACCAGTTTGAGAAAAATTCCAATTGGTTCATCCAGAAATGAATTCAGGTTTGAATTTCACATCTTCACCTCAAACAGTAAGCAGAGGGCCTCCTCCTCGTTGTGGacaggatggacagacagacctcTGATGAACACGCCGTTCGGCTTGTCCATCAACACCAAACCACCAGGAGGTGGATCTGGCAGGCCCTTCACGAACGCCAGCAGGTCCACAAGGGTCTCGTTGTAGATCTCCAGGTAAGACAGGTGAACGGTGAACGAACGGTAGgctctcttcttcacctcctgaaATATCTGAGGTATCACACGAGACAAgaataaacacatttgtgtgtttcagaggcAGAAATTTCACACAAAGCATTGTCACCTCCTGGAGAGCACGAGGAATGATCCCTCTCTGCTGGTATGACTCTATAGATCCTGTCATGGTGTAGGTTTTTCCTGCACCTGTCTGCCCAAAACACATCACAGTACCTGAGGAATCAGCAAAAGATTGACAGCAAAATTCAAGGAGAAGGGATCATTTACTGTCAGCAAGGAAACAACAGTTTGCTGATAGTCTTATCTGGTACCAATGCTTGATTAAATGTGGTTTAGTGTAGATGAACAGCTACCATTATAGCCATCCATCGCTCCCAGCACCAGCTGTCGACACACTTGAGTGTAGAATTCCTCCTGGGACACGTCCCGCAGGACGCCATCCATCCGGAATGTAAAGATGTCCGGACTTCTCTTGGCGTCCAGACATCTCTTGGAGTCTGGAGGCTTCCAGGGGTTTCTGGTGTGATGAATTTTCATTGTCTgatgaaaggaaggaagcatgGCTAAAGCATTAGCTCAGTAAGCTAAATGCTTTGACTTGCTAATTTGTGTTTAATGGTAGAAGGTTATCTTAGTCTAATGTGACCTTGGCCAAAGAAACCCAAACCAACACTCCTTCTTATATCTACGGGAACTTTTATTCACCTGTCCGTCTGGAAGACATTCAATCAGTCTTTGGGGGAAGTTAGGTGTCGGTCTGATTCGAACGAACACTCCGACTTTACTTCTGGGAACCTCCATTTTTCGTCAGCAAAAAATTAATAGGACGGCAACGAGCAATAGTGAAGTCTGACGCTTAAAGTCAGACTTAACTTTTTAAGTCTGAGCTTGAAAGTTCAGACTTAAAAGTCAAGTCTGAGCGACTTCAAAGAGTTTTCAGGAGGCAACCGTTTGTTCACTTGATTGGCCCTCAGTCCATCTCCAGATTCTTCCTCATTGGTTTCCACTCAGTCTCAATGCAACAGCCATCTCTACGAAGACTGGCTAATTACCGAACTAGTGATGCTGAGTGGAGACCAATGAGGGAGAGACTGGAGCTGACTGAGGGCCAATCGAGTGAGTTTGAAATGAACGGTTGTCTCCTGAAAAATCTGCTTTGAAGTAGCTCAGACTTGACTTTTAAGTCAGAGCTTTCAAGTCTGAGGGGCCAGACTTGCTGTTGAGATTAGGATTCAGATCAAAGATGCTGCAGACGGAGATGCAGGTGCTGAAAGACGAGCTGTCCACCTCTAACTTGTTGGTGAGTGACGAGGAAGATGAATAGAATCTGTTAAACTCTTGGATAAAGCCACTTTATATGTGGCAAGTGTTGCTCTGACAAGTCTAAAATTCTAAACACATGGTTGTAATTCCAGAGTCTTTCAAGCTCCCCCCCATCCAGCTTGTTCATATCAGAATCTAAATGTCTGTCGTTCCTCTATCGTCCACCAGGCGACCCAAATAAACGTCAGATCGGAGCCGCTGTCTGAGGCGCAGCTGGCCGAGATCCACAACCAGGTTCAGCAGTACCTGGAGGGAAGCCTGGATCAAATCCAAGTGAGAACATCACTAAGAACTCAGCTTTGTTTCTGACTCTAGTCTTTCGAAGCCTTTAAATTTCTCACCGCACGGCTCCTGATTACAGGTCACAAGTATCAAGCAGGTCGATGCAGCGTTCAAGCAGTTCAAGCGTGCTGTGCAGTGAGTCTCATCCACATTCTGATGCCtgaatattcaaaatattgtgTCGATGGCCCTTTATATTTGACtcagcatgtttttgttgttgtgcgTGAGCAGGGAGAAGAAGGCGAAAGCTCAGCTGAGCCAGAAAGACCGGAGCGCTACCAAAGCTGCGATGAAGGTCAGTCGTCAGGCGATCCGGCGTTCAAGGCGCCTCGTAGGATGAGCAGCTGTGATTGTGTCTGTCTGGGAGTCTGTTTGGTGACTGAATCATTGCGACTGAGCTTTGATCAGGTGTTGCTTTCAGGAGTGGGGGACCACATACAGAACTGAGGCTGTGGAGGACGGCGGTGTCGAGGTTCCTGGTCAGCGGCTGCCTCTGTTCAGCTCTCCTCCTCCCAAAGAAGAAGCCTTTGAGTGGTTTAAGGAGGGACAAGGCAGCAAGTTCAACACCGCTTTTGAGGAGAACAAAGCTGCTCTACTGAAACGTCGGAGCAAAATTCAACGGCTCAGCCAGACGGTCAACACCTTCAAGTGGGAGATTGACGCCATGcagaaggaagaggagctgaGACAAAGCCAAGGTGCTtgttcacaaacaaacaaaaaaaaagctcagcTGCTGAGAGATCGAACTGATGTGTTTCTCTTTGactgaaggtcagaggtcggCGACGGAACCAAAATCCAAACCATCACTGCAGCTCAAGGAGCTGAAGGCATGTTACCGGGTGAAATGTGAGGCGCTACACAAGATCAAGACAAAGGTCAACTTCTGCCAGCAGATCCTGGATCAGCAATGGCAGGAATTGATTGCTGGTCAGTTTCCACAAGTAccttatttcttcttctgtggttcagCTCAGACCCAGAACACACAGCCTGTTAGTTGAAGCTCCGATCCAAAACACGTTTGACTTTAGACAGAGGACAAATGATCAGTTGCTTGTGTTCCAGAATTTGAGAGCTGGTATAAGAAGTCTTTCCTGGTGCCTGAAGACGGGGAGGTAAGACCACGTTTTGTATTCACTGGTTTATCTCTCACACGGGAGGTTGAATCATGCTTCAGGTTCGTTGCTACAAGACTGGCGCGATTTTTCTTCGATGCGTTTGGACGTTACATTACCCTGGCTACCTCAGGCAGGAGTCTGCCCGACAAACACATCTTTATCCGCCTCATGTGCCGCCTCGGCACTGGTGGGTGTCCAGAATGTGGTCATGTAAACAAAATCATTTAAAGTCCTTGTTAAGGTTTTACTCTTCTCTCTGCAGAGGATTGGTCGTTACCCCCCAGACGTCGTCTTCCTCTAATTGACGCCTGTATTTTCAACATCAGGATTCACGTGTTAGAAAGATTTAATCCAATTTCCAGTTTTCCACATGAGATCTTCTGCCAATGATTCAAAACATCAAGCACAAAAGATACAAGAAATCAACTTCttaaatgaaaagtaaattTTATTATTCCTGAACCACAAAATAGACTTCTTTGGTTGTACAAATTCACTAGTTACAGTCTTGTATGAGCGCTAACCCTTGACCCTAGGACTTCTGGCCCTTTCTCTCCAACGCATATGCAAGTAAAAGCCCCCGAAGAGAACTCAAGACagaagaataaacaaaaaaacaaaactgaaacacTGCATTAATAATGTAGTGAAACCCATCTGAAACTAAGATTTACCCAGTTAAAAAAGGAGATATCAGC contains:
- the kif9 gene encoding kinesin-like protein KIF9, with the protein product MKIHHTRNPWKPPDSKRCLDAKRSPDIFTFRMDGVLRDVSQEEFYTQVCRQLVLGAMDGYNGTVMCFGQTGAGKTYTMTGSIESYQQRGIIPRALQEIFQEVKKRAYRSFTVHLSYLEIYNETLVDLLAFVKGLPDPPPGGLVLMDKPNGVFIRGLSVHPVHNEEEALCLLFEGEMNRNVGSHALNRNASRSHCIFTVQIASHSRTFSDGKYVTSRLHLVDMAGSERARKTGTEGLMLKEAGYINRSMSFLEQAIRALAEHQRDHVPFRQSKLTYVLKDSLGGGCNTVFVANIHGEAAQVEETLCTLRFASRMNRIPTNPVLNIHRDPAIHIKILQKEIQMLKDELSVSNKLATQTKVTSEPLSEAQLAEIHNQVQQYLEGNLDQIQVTSIKQVDAAFEQFKRAVHRELEQSQKDRSATKDAMKEWGTTCSADAVEDGGAEVPGQRQSNADQPSSTKSKSKKSGLLKKQGEASPVGKKTKSKSSSAPTPEREQELQEPDTENLEAQEAPRPDNEPPYPGSNSPPKEEAFERFKAGQGSKFNTAFKENKAALLERRSLLQQLREEIDAIKRKTDSATDAMQEDEELRRKRGQSLVMEPDSRPTLQLRELKALYRKKCQVLKDIKAEVNYCQQILDQQREQLITEFESWYKKSFLVPEDRKEGTDYRPDSPGAATFHSARHRMLRRRIGRSEDVTPETSLS